Proteins from one Halopseudomonas pelagia genomic window:
- the ung gene encoding uracil-DNA glycosylase, which produces MPEGHVAERNVALESGWKAALGDEFEKPYMQQLRAFLLAEKAAGKVIFPPGPLIFNALNSTPLDKLKVVMIGQDPYHGPGQAHGLSFSVPPGIHPPPSLQNIFKEQQRDLELPIPKHGCLQSWAEQGVLLLNAVLTVEQANAGAHAGQGWETFTTKVIEVAAKEHEHLVFMLWGSYAQKKAGQVDLSSHKVLTSVHPSPLSAHRGFIGNGHFSAANAYLQEHGRQPIDWRLPDGAV; this is translated from the coding sequence ATGCCTGAGGGTCATGTGGCCGAGCGCAATGTAGCCTTGGAATCAGGCTGGAAAGCGGCTTTGGGTGATGAGTTCGAGAAGCCTTACATGCAGCAATTGCGCGCCTTTCTACTGGCAGAAAAGGCCGCCGGCAAGGTGATCTTTCCGCCGGGGCCGCTGATATTCAATGCGCTCAACAGCACGCCGTTGGACAAGCTCAAGGTGGTGATGATCGGTCAGGATCCCTATCACGGGCCAGGTCAGGCTCACGGGTTGAGCTTCTCCGTACCGCCGGGGATACATCCACCACCTTCGCTGCAGAATATCTTCAAGGAACAGCAACGCGACCTGGAGCTGCCCATTCCCAAGCACGGCTGCCTGCAAAGCTGGGCCGAGCAGGGTGTGTTGCTGCTTAATGCCGTGCTGACGGTCGAACAGGCCAACGCAGGCGCCCACGCCGGCCAAGGCTGGGAAACCTTTACCACCAAAGTGATCGAGGTTGCGGCCAAGGAGCATGAGCATCTGGTATTCATGCTCTGGGGCAGCTACGCGCAGAAAAAAGCGGGGCAGGTGGATCTGTCGAGCCATAAAGTGCTGACGTCAGTGCACCCCTCTCCGCTCTCGGCGCACCGTGGATTTATCGGCAACGGGCATTTTTCCGCCGCCAACGCTTACCTGCAGGAGCACGGGCGGCAACCGATTGACTGGCGCTTACCGGATGGCGCAGTCTAG